AAAGTTTCGATCTGCTTCGCGACATCTACCGCGTGCCGCCCGCGCGCTACCGAGTAACGCGCGACGAGCTCATCGCCCGCCTCGGCATCGAGATCGTTCTCGCCACGCCGGTCCGCCAGCTCTCGCTTGGTCAGCGTATGCGCTGCGAGATCGCGGCCAGCCTGCTCCATGAGCCTCGCCTGCTCTTCCTCGACGAGCCGACGATCGGACTCGATGCGGTGGCAAAGCTCGCGGTGCGCGACTTCGTGAAGACACTCAACCAGACGCGCGGAGTCACGGTGATCCTGACGACGCACGATATGCACGACATCGAAGCCCTCACGGAGCGCGTGATCGTGATCGGCAAGGGCATCATGCTCGCCGACGGAAGCCTGAGTGCGCTCCGTCGCGGCGCCTTGGCAGAACGAAGACTCTGGGTGCATTTCGCCGGTGAGCCCGCGACCGCCAATATTCCTGGTACGACCGTTAGGCGCCGACACGGCCGATCGATCGAGCTCGCGTTCGATCCGGTTACCACGTCCGCGCATCGTCTCATCGCCCACGTTGCCGCGGAATTCGACGTCGAAGACGTGCACCTCGAGGAGCCGGCGATCGAGGAAGTCATCGCGCGGTTCTACGCTCAGCACGCCGTCGACGCGTGACGGCCGCCACGGTGCGGCCGTACCTCGCTGTCTTTCGGGCGCGGTTTCAGCTGCTGCTTCAGTATCGTGCCGCCGCGCTTGCGGGATTCGGCACGCAGTGTTGGTGGGGTACCGTCAAAGTCATGGTCTTCGCGGCCTTTCTCAGCGGCCAGGTCGACAGTCCGATGACATTGCGCCAGACGATCGATTACGTCTGGTTGGGCCAGGCCCTCCTCATGATGCTGCCGTGGTCTGCGGATCCCGAGCTCGCGCGAATGGTTCGTTCGGGCGACGTGGCGTATGAGCGACTTCGTCCAGTCGAGACGTATGCATACTGGTTTGCGCGTGCCGTCGCGCGACGCACCGCGACGCCGCTGCTCCGTGCGATTCCGATGGTCCTCACGGCCGGTGTGTTGCTTCCATCGTTAGGCTTTGCGCGGTGGGGCCTGTCGGCGCCGGCGGGCGGGAGTGCCGTGGCCATCTTTTCCCTCTCGATGGTGCTCGTGATCGCACTCGCGAGCGCCTTCTCGACGTTGCTCGATCTGCTGGCCGTCCTGATGCTCTCCGAGCGGGGTGTGAACATTCTCGTCGCGCCACTTGCGATCGTATTTTCCGGGAGTCTCGTCCCGCTGCCGCTGCTGCCTCAATGGCTGCAGCCGGCGATGCGATATCAACCATTCGCCGGGCTGCTCGACTTCCCCCTTCGCATCTACAGTGGCCACCTCGCGGGCGCGGACGCGCTCGCGGCGCTGGCTGGACAAGCGGCATGGGTGCTGGTGCTCGTGGCGCTTGGCAGAGTGCTCACGACCTGGGTCATGGCACGTTTGCAAGTCCAGGGCGGCTAGCGAATGAACGCCATTCGCCTCTATGGCCGCTACGTGCGTGCGTCGCTGCACTCCCAGATGCGGTATCCAGCGTCGTTCCTCCTCACGTCACTCGGTGCCTTTCTCGCCACCGGAATTGACTTCATCGCGGTCTGGGCGTTGTTCGCGCGCTTTCGCCAGATCGCGGGCTGGCACTTCGGCGAGGTGGCGCTCTTCTACGCGGTGATCGGGGTGTCCTTCGCGCTTGCCGATGGGCTGACACGTGGCTTCGACGTTTTTGGCGAGCAATTCGTCAGGACTGGTGACTTCGATCGCGTGCTCGTTCGTCCGCGATCGACCGTGCTGCAGCTCCTCGGGTACGAGGTTCGAGCGACGCGGATCGGCCGCCTCGCACAGGCGGTGGTCGTGTGGATCATCGCGACGCGCCTAACGCACATCGGCTGGACCTGGCAGGTGTGGAGCACGCTGTTGTTCGCGGTCGCGGGAGGGATGGCCCTCTTCAGCGGGATTCTCGTGCTGCAGGCCACGATGGCATTCTGGACCGTCGAGAGCCTCGAGATTGCGAACACGCTCTCCTATGGAGGCGTCGAAGCCGCCCAATACCCCCTCGACATCTATGCCCGCTGGTTTCGGAACTTCTTAACCTTCGTCGTTCCGCTCGGCTGCGTGTCCTATTTTCCGGTTGCATCCGTCCTCGGCCGCGCTGATCGAACCGGCTTGTGGCCCGGACTACTGCCGTTCTCGCCCGCGCTCGGCTTCGTCTTCCTCGGTGTCGCGCTGTGGACCTGGCGGTTCGGCGTGAGACGGTACGCGTCGACGGGCAGTTAGCACGTCCTCTCACGCCGCCTAACGCTTCGCCTCGTGGATGCGCGCGACAATGACAGTCACCGATTGAGCAAACCGGAATGACGAAGAGGCCTGTCGCTTTCGGCAGGCCTCTTTCATTAGCTGGCCAGTGCCACCATCGGATCCACGCGGATCGCGCGACGCGCCGGCAGATAGCACCCCACGAGCGCAACTACTGTGAGAAGCACCGTCGCGGCACCGAAGGTCACGGGATCGGCCGGACTCACGCCGACGAGCAAGTTCGACATCGCGCGCGACACGATCGCTGCCCCCACCAGTCCGAGCGCCGCTCCCGCGATCGCGAGATTCGCTCCCTCGCGCATGACCATGCTCATGACGTCCCACTGACCCGCACCCAGAGCCAGGCGCAGTCCGATCTCATGGGTGCGTTCGCTCACCATGCACGAGATCACGCCATAAATCCCGAGCGCCGCGAGGAGCAATGCCGTGATCGCAAAGAGCGCGATCAATGTCATCGAAAAGCGTCGCACGGCGAGGGAGTCGGACACGACGTCGCTGAGCGTCTCCGCGCCAAATACCGGCAGCGCCGAGTTCACGGTCTGCACCTCGTCGCGGACTTCCCGAGCGATCGTACCCGTCTCGAAGCGGCCGCGGAGGAAGATCGCGAGATGCTTCCCTTGCCGTTGATAGAGGCTCGTGTAGAGATGAGGCGCGCTCGCGCTCGCGAGCGACTCGGTCCGCGCGTCGGCGACAATGCCAACGATGGTCGTCCACGACGTCGGTTGTCGCGTCAACCGGACCCGCTTGCCTAACGCTTCAGCACCTGGCCAGTACGTCCGTGCCATGCTCTCGTTGATCACGGCGACCGACGGATGCTCATCGGCGTCGAAGTCATCGAGCAACCGGCCGCGCACAAGCGTCATTCCGAGCAGCGAGAAGTACTCCGGCGTTACCTCCGAACCCGTGATGAACAGCGGCTGTTCCCCATGAGATGCGTCGCCCTCGAAGCGCACGCGCACCACCGTCTGATCTTGTTGCGGGTGATCGAGCGGAACAGCCGCGCCACTGCCGAGCGCCACCCCGTCGACTCCGGACAGCGCACGGCAACGGCGGATCACCTCACGCACGAAGGGCGCTTCGGCTGTCGCCGTCGGATAAAGATCCTCGGTCGAATCGTTTGGATACGGCAAGCGCGTTCGAATAACGGTCACGTGTCGTGGATCGAAGCCGAGGGGAACTCGTAGCAGGTCCCAGAAGCTGTGCACGAGGAGACCAGCCACGCTCATCAACACGAGTGAGAGCGCAAACTCGGTGATGACGAGAAAGCGACGCGTGCGCCTCTGTTCCCCGGAGCTCGTCGCGCCGCGTCCTTCGAGCTTCAGCACGCGCGTCACGTCGAGACCCCGAAGATGCAACACGGGCGCGAGGCCGAAGATCGCGCCCGCGGCCAAGGACGCGGTGAAGGCGAAGAGCAACACGCCCCAGCTGACCGCGATGTCATTGAGCCGTGGTACCATGTCGGGAATGAGCCTGACGAGCGACGTTTTCGTGGCGAGGACGACAGCGACGCCGACGACGCCACCCAGCACCGACAGCACAACACTTTCGGTGAGTAGCTGCCGCATGAGCTGCGCGGGCGCCGCACCGAGCGCCTGGCGTACCGCCATCTCGCGGCCGCGTGTGGTTGCTCGAGCGAGCAGCAGATTGGCGACATTCGCGCAGCCGATCAGAAGCACGAGGGCGACCGCGCCGAGCAGAAACAACAGGGGCTGGCGAACGTCGCCGACAACGTTGTCCTGGAGTGGCACGAGTCGCACCCGCCAGTCACTTCGCGGCGCGTACTCCCCGGGAAACTGACGCGAGAGCGATCGAACGAGCACGTCGATGCGCTGTTGCGCGTCCTCGATCGTTAGGCCCTGTTTGAGCCGGGCGACCGCCCCCGGAAAGAGACTGCTCCGTGATTGGACCGTCGCCGCATTGAGCGGTGCACCGGCGAATCCGAACGCGGGCCACACTTCCGTTCGCCGCTCCTCTCTGGTTTGTGCCGGCGCCTGAAAACCCGGCGGCATGACGCCGACGATTCGATAGGAGTCGGAGTCGAGTTGGACCACTCGACCCAGAATATTGGGATCACCGCCAAATGCGCCTCTCCAGAGCCCGTCGCTGATTACGGTCTGCTCATTGAATCCTGGCGTGGCATCCGCTGGATCGAACCCGGCGCCTAACTGCGGCTTCACGCCAAGCAAGGTGAAATAGTTCGGGGCAACGATCAGCAACCCAACCCGCTGCGGATGATTCAGGCCGGTGAGATTGTTGTTGTCGAACCAGGTCGGCGACACGTACTCGAAGATTCCGGAACGCTGCAGGTCGTGCCACTCCGGCGTCGACATGCCGACGTCGCGCGCGCCAATACCGACCAGGTCGTCCTCGATGCGCACGAGTCGCTCGGCGTGCGGAAATGGCAATGGATGGATGAGCGTGGCCTGCACGATGCTGAAGATGGCCGTCGTCGCGCCGATGCCGAGCGCGATCGTGAGGATGGCCAGCGCCGCGAAACCGGGGGCGCGCCGCAACATGCGCAAGGCAAACCGCACGTCCTGGCCAAGGCGTTCGGCCCGCGTGGCGGCGGCTCCCCACTCGTCGCGCGAGAGCTCCTGGACCAGCCCGAGGTTGCCGAACTCGCGGCGCGCACTGGCGACCGCGTCGCGTGGCGACTCTCCGCGCGCGACGCGGTCGGCTTCCGCCATTTCGAGGTGCGCCCGGAGCTCGTCGGCCAGCTCCCGGGTTCGGCGTTCCCGCACCCACGGCAACCATTCGAGAATGCTCATGACTCCTCCGCTTCCGGCGCGACCATGAGAGCCGCCATCGCTTCCGACAATTGCTGCCACCGCGACCGCTCGGCCGTGAGGCGTGCCCGACCTTTTGTCGTCAGTCGGTACATGCGCACGCGTCGATTGTTACCGGACACGCCCCATTCCGGGGCGATCGCACGCTGACGTACGAGACGCTGGAGCGCGGGATAGAGGGATCCGGTTTCGACCTGAAGCACGTTGCGCGATTGTGCCCGAATGAGCTGCACGATGCCATAGCCGTGGCACGGCCCCCAGCGAAGCGCCTGGAGGATGATGAAGTCCAGCGTGCCCTGAAGCAGCTCGATGCGCGACGTCGGCGGAGTCTTGGGTGCCATCGACGACCCCTCTAGGTAGAGGCTCTACGTATGGTAAGTAGAGTGTCTACACTTCAACCGCTTGTCAAGATGCGGGGCGAGTCGATCGAAGGGCGAGCAGAGATCCGGCCACCAATAGCCCCACGTCGACGTAAAGGCTCCCGAGGTGTCCAACGGTGGCGAGGCCGTACACATAGTGCAGTGGAAGGGTGACGCACACTGCAACGGCGACGACGACCAGC
This portion of the Gemmatimonadaceae bacterium genome encodes:
- a CDS encoding ATP-binding cassette domain-containing protein, which gives rise to MSRPMIVVDGLTKTFRVAEHRPGVWNSVAGLVRRRYRTIEALKQVSFALEEGELLGLIGPNGAGKSTTIKILCGILQPTSGRCEIGGLVPWEDRVTHVARIGAVFGQRTQLWWDLPVTESFDLLRDIYRVPPARYRVTRDELIARLGIEIVLATPVRQLSLGQRMRCEIAASLLHEPRLLFLDEPTIGLDAVAKLAVRDFVKTLNQTRGVTVILTTHDMHDIEALTERVIVIGKGIMLADGSLSALRRGALAERRLWVHFAGEPATANIPGTTVRRRHGRSIELAFDPVTTSAHRLIAHVAAEFDVEDVHLEEPAIEEVIARFYAQHAVDA
- a CDS encoding ABC-2 family transporter protein, producing MNAIRLYGRYVRASLHSQMRYPASFLLTSLGAFLATGIDFIAVWALFARFRQIAGWHFGEVALFYAVIGVSFALADGLTRGFDVFGEQFVRTGDFDRVLVRPRSTVLQLLGYEVRATRIGRLAQAVVVWIIATRLTHIGWTWQVWSTLLFAVAGGMALFSGILVLQATMAFWTVESLEIANTLSYGGVEAAQYPLDIYARWFRNFLTFVVPLGCVSYFPVASVLGRADRTGLWPGLLPFSPALGFVFLGVALWTWRFGVRRYASTGS
- a CDS encoding ABC transporter permease, with protein sequence MSILEWLPWVRERRTRELADELRAHLEMAEADRVARGESPRDAVASARREFGNLGLVQELSRDEWGAAATRAERLGQDVRFALRMLRRAPGFAALAILTIALGIGATTAIFSIVQATLIHPLPFPHAERLVRIEDDLVGIGARDVGMSTPEWHDLQRSGIFEYVSPTWFDNNNLTGLNHPQRVGLLIVAPNYFTLLGVKPQLGAGFDPADATPGFNEQTVISDGLWRGAFGGDPNILGRVVQLDSDSYRIVGVMPPGFQAPAQTREERRTEVWPAFGFAGAPLNAATVQSRSSLFPGAVARLKQGLTIEDAQQRIDVLVRSLSRQFPGEYAPRSDWRVRLVPLQDNVVGDVRQPLLFLLGAVALVLLIGCANVANLLLARATTRGREMAVRQALGAAPAQLMRQLLTESVVLSVLGGVVGVAVVLATKTSLVRLIPDMVPRLNDIAVSWGVLLFAFTASLAAGAIFGLAPVLHLRGLDVTRVLKLEGRGATSSGEQRRTRRFLVITEFALSLVLMSVAGLLVHSFWDLLRVPLGFDPRHVTVIRTRLPYPNDSTEDLYPTATAEAPFVREVIRRCRALSGVDGVALGSGAAVPLDHPQQDQTVVRVRFEGDASHGEQPLFITGSEVTPEYFSLLGMTLVRGRLLDDFDADEHPSVAVINESMARTYWPGAEALGKRVRLTRQPTSWTTIVGIVADARTESLASASAPHLYTSLYQRQGKHLAIFLRGRFETGTIAREVRDEVQTVNSALPVFGAETLSDVVSDSLAVRRFSMTLIALFAITALLLAALGIYGVISCMVSERTHEIGLRLALGAGQWDVMSMVMREGANLAIAGAALGLVGAAIVSRAMSNLLVGVSPADPVTFGAATVLLTVVALVGCYLPARRAIRVDPMVALAS
- a CDS encoding PadR family transcriptional regulator; translated protein: MAPKTPPTSRIELLQGTLDFIILQALRWGPCHGYGIVQLIRAQSRNVLQVETGSLYPALQRLVRQRAIAPEWGVSGNNRRVRMYRLTTKGRARLTAERSRWQQLSEAMAALMVAPEAEES